Genomic DNA from uncultured Acetobacterium sp.:
AGGTTTTTAGTGCAAAACTGATCGCGATGGTAGTCAATTCTTTATTATTGTCATTTGTATATCTTACCCCAATTACCGTGATTATTGGTTTGTTAAGTGATCTGGGCGTTGCGTTAACCGTGGCTAAATATCTGCTTCCGTTATGGGGGTACATTATGGTATTTGCATCAATGAGCATCATGATTTCGATATTGGCACGTTCTTCTAAGGCGGCGATGATCTGGAGTATGGCGAGTGGATTAGTTCTTATGCCACGTTTTTTTGAAATGATTGCGAGTGGAATCGGAAATGCACTGAATCTTTCGGAAGAAGTCATTGATAAGATCAGTTTAATTTCTCCTGGGATTATGATGGAGACACTTTCAAAACCTCAAGATACCGAAAGTTGGATGATTGCCATTACGGGATTCACCAGTGCAGTTATTTTGATGATATCAATCGCCTATTTTACCTTTAAAAGTCAGGATGAGTATAATTACGGAGAATAAAAGGAGACGAATCGGTTCAAGCGATTATTATGTGGATAGAGTAAACTTATCTTAATTTGTGCTCCGATGCTTTTGCCCCCAATCGCACATGGCGACAACCAGGGGGATCAGACTTTCCCCTTTTTCGGTCAGGGAATATTCCACTTTTGGGGGCACCTGAGGATATTCTTTTCGCAAAAGGATCGCTTCATTTTCCAGCTCTTTTAGTTGGGAACTCAGCATTTTGTGGGTGATCCCATCGATATTCTTTTTTAAAATGCCATACCGGACGGTGCCCATACAGGAAAGCAGATAAATAATTTTTAACTTCCACTTGCCACTGACAATCGATAGGGTATATTCAAAGGGTTCTTTATTGGTAACAAAACAGATTTCTTTTGGCATCGTCATTACTTTCCTTTTCGTTAGTATATTACATAAAAGTGCATACTATTTTTATTTATTAAACGCATTATAATAAAAGATAGAGAGAAACTCAATCTAATAGTGTATTTAAGTAAAAGAAATTTGAGTAAAAGAAAGAAGAGGAAAGTAATAATGATTATTGATGGACATTCCCACGTGACCTTACCGGTTGAAGCACATATAAAAGACATGGATGCGGCCGGAATTGATAAAACGATTCTGTTTTCAACATCGTTTCATCCGGAAATGGCTGAAAATGCCCAGGAAGTAAAAGTAGCCATGGCGTATCTGAGCGATTTGCTGGCAGGGAAAAAAGGCTCCATGATTGAGGTGCGAGAACAATCAATTACCGAATTGGTGGCCGCGATTAAGCAGTATCCCACCCGCTATATGGGGTTTGGAGCGGTGCCGCCAGGATTGGATTATGACACCACAATGGCCTATGTGGAAAGAAATATCAAAAGAAACCAGTTAAGCGGTCTGGGCGAATTCACCCCTGGCACTGGTCAGATTCAGCTGCTGGAAAATATCTTTAAAGCATCGAGTGAGTTTAGGAATCTGCCCATCTGGATTCATGCTTTTTTTCCATTGGGAGTACAGGATATCCGGGAGATTGCAGCGTATGCAAAGCAATACCCACACAGCCCCATTGTTTTAGGACATTTAGGTGGGAGCAACTGGCTTGAAACTATGGATCTGGTCAAGAAAATACCGAATTTGTACCTGGATACATCGGCTTACTATTCCACCTTTGTTCTGGGGATTGTTATCAATGAACTGCCGGAAAAGTGTATCTTTGGGGTGGATCGACCCTTTGGAGATCTGGCATTATCACAAGAAGCGATCTTAAAGGTGGCCAAAACACCTGCGATTGCAGCGGCAGTTTTGGGTGAAAATATAATAAGGTTGCTTGATATAAAATAACCAAGAGCGTTACTTCGAGTTGTGCTGTGCCCTGTCGATGTTAAAATCGGAGCGGGTAAAAAAAGAGGTTATGACGAAAGTCATAGCCTTTTATTGCTTTTTGCACTGTGTTATGGGCAATCAAAATGATATCTTAAGTATAGAAAATCCGTGATAGCGGATTGATACGAGTCGTAGATAAAAAAAGTGTGATAAAGAAAGGACATAAATAATGGAAACTGCAATTGTAAAACTGGAAGGCTTGACAAAAAAATATGATGGCAAGGCCGTCGTTGATCATGTTTCACTGGAAATCCGTCAGGGGGAGATTTTTGGACTGTTGGGACCTAACGGTGCCGGTAAAAGTACCACGATGAATATGATCTGTTCGTTGGTGAAGCCAACAGCGGGCAAAATCAGGCTGTTTGGAAAAGATGCACAAACCGATATGAAGGAGGCCAAAGCCAGACTGGGCTACATTCCTCAGGAGCTGGCCATTCATGGCAATTTGAAAGCCTGGGAAAATGTCGAGCTGTTTACATCTCTCTATGGAATAAAGGGCAAGGAACTGAAAAAAGCAATCGATGATTCATTGGAATTTGTGGGATTAAAGGATAAACGCAATGTCTTCAGTAAAAACTTTTCCGGCGGCATGAAACGCCGGCTGAACATTGCTTGTGCCATCGGCCATCATCCGGAGCTATTGATTTTTGATGAACCGACGGTGGGCATTGATCCCCAATCCCGAAACTTTATTCTGGAAAAAATAAAGG
This window encodes:
- a CDS encoding helix-turn-helix domain-containing protein, which produces MPKEICFVTNKEPFEYTLSIVSGKWKLKIIYLLSCMGTVRYGILKKNIDGITHKMLSSQLKELENEAILLRKEYPQVPPKVEYSLTEKGESLIPLVVAMCDWGQKHRSTN
- a CDS encoding amidohydrolase family protein, producing the protein MIIDGHSHVTLPVEAHIKDMDAAGIDKTILFSTSFHPEMAENAQEVKVAMAYLSDLLAGKKGSMIEVREQSITELVAAIKQYPTRYMGFGAVPPGLDYDTTMAYVERNIKRNQLSGLGEFTPGTGQIQLLENIFKASSEFRNLPIWIHAFFPLGVQDIREIAAYAKQYPHSPIVLGHLGGSNWLETMDLVKKIPNLYLDTSAYYSTFVLGIVINELPEKCIFGVDRPFGDLALSQEAILKVAKTPAIAAAVLGENIIRLLDIK
- a CDS encoding ABC transporter permease subunit; translated protein: MKHTIFLLTCRDIKRTLSLRTFVIWMVLAAITVFFFFTSNGHHELVATNHVEFMAIFLPQIIFGAWAVMSVYFDLVSADREHNVLDCILCSGVTKGQVFSAKLIAMVVNSLLLSFVYLTPITVIIGLLSDLGVALTVAKYLLPLWGYIMVFASMSIMISILARSSKAAMIWSMASGLVLMPRFFEMIASGIGNALNLSEEVIDKISLISPGIMMETLSKPQDTESWMIAITGFTSAVILMISIAYFTFKSQDEYNYGE
- a CDS encoding ABC transporter ATP-binding protein, yielding METAIVKLEGLTKKYDGKAVVDHVSLEIRQGEIFGLLGPNGAGKSTTMNMICSLVKPTAGKIRLFGKDAQTDMKEAKARLGYIPQELAIHGNLKAWENVELFTSLYGIKGKELKKAIDDSLEFVGLKDKRNVFSKNFSGGMKRRLNIACAIGHHPELLIFDEPTVGIDPQSRNFILEKIKVANEQGATIIYTSHYMEEIEAICSRIAIMDNGKIIAMGTKKELTELVTAEIDSTMSLEEVFLTLTGKKLRDYAEGEL